The following are encoded in a window of Maylandia zebra isolate NMK-2024a linkage group LG5, Mzebra_GT3a, whole genome shotgun sequence genomic DNA:
- the helz2b gene encoding 3'-5' exoribonuclease HELZ2 isoform X2: MSASASRLSPLLLVYDLKLVCTQCCVKEQEITYRLKSVQHKCGHNVLLCKAKGGIKWRPVSRRPIFPNPNKYMACWYYVEGRGCTQHKNRCTFARSDEEAAVWTFEKHQGLDHALLCNLIAESERGTCQANIDEPLGDLLADVDLKAVCNLCSVKVNEITYNVQSVVHKCRRSLLLAKGKASDLWKLVSKRPTLAQTVCYKVCKYIAEDSRCTQHTQGRGCTYAKSLEEATVWNYLREKKMDKNELIRLLTQSVSLTPEHAAESMLRHFSGEFIEVCKDCFQEHPQKLTTKRWNDFCAADIAHAWNPVLVYHLSENSRKHVYSQVRPLPPNCQFTYCSYVIQGKPCWHTASECQSAQSEVEMAVWKAEHTGLCVRRHLLQLSQPAQTQPRKVTMYCKVCHLSLSSPESFYKHCASLEHAQLVAQDTTTRWRGREVPHNRRAELWLCERPQTCEYGSKCPKAHSMEELQEWMMRAAEEKEIKHNIQAQGLMSYNDMLLEEYKNSSNEVYIMSEHVDDVSISCDEDSTVECQEINATLKWNFQIETERELVHVALLKQEPGASFTLGDADSEPCIYSSGEPFLREDGTYDITLSFTSINPGLYRQWLVLDFDMRPVLLKKLKVRVGHSVVTEQPAVSSGARFQSCERWHRGNRIIIPCSSRTEEQDELLKMYKPPQISFLYKSSHNIQTPLNNENYKERMHHFLYNEECAEDQVVSRLNVCGEITALDTLYSLQFGVEAPWGQLFGVVLIPCHITQDSPEGLTLQRSIRSALIAPLTSRPNSKVYEASVLPYKTTENKLFLLLSKQCCFDLALKRNESYQMEVQFQLDRLNYCTMHRAVDLLPDTKTVLPVLKSCVIPVGNITCENLNTKQQLAIEFITGNSNVKNFVAPLLIYGPFGTGKTFTLATAARELCKDPQNKVLICTHTNSSADLYVREHFHPIISKKNGGIRPIRIKANKQGTALHATDSITLKYCLLSEEGHYFLPPTKAALDQHNIIITTTTMARHFHDLNLPEGYFTHILIDEASQMLECEALMALGLAGSNTRVVLAGDHMQMGPKLLSVPDHDRSNHTLLTRLFHYYQGQNCDAAKKSRIILHENYRSTREIVEFVATHFYVGKNDFIKAAGDVPAPTNCHALKFHHVRGECLLETVSMSWYNNAEVTEVVEVVKDILKHWPASWGHKDQSSICILSEGFQVPRIRTALSSRNLANIKVERLANVQGKQFRAVIMTTVQTRDSLKTSHLPGLEMFNDARVLNTAMTRAQSHVVVIGDAAALCCFGKCSGIWKSFINHCINSNSVAPQHFTKEFFEQDIMETVKFQKFEHVDESHTLDDAILKELKDDYEQLKADEDSLEFQMTFSNHDGSRALYNFTDTGTDLLKMCKKQPEIYKHGKFFRESHRKGYVIPFHNPTKQISIVGQANLGKAFTGDQVVLHKTEVVSITKKEESARVLLCLLEDEDHSKSRQNSESKFIRRMMIPIKKSEPKICILILKKKRNYMPIWEEIDGEWTVATQKYIDENLKQNSLFKVQVICWNKDNFFPLGYIIDILPVGSSLDSGLKILNEEFKVAYHPCKSDKAVYNTDENNTNRQDLRKIITFTVDPAKAKILDDAISVRELEDHYELGLHIADVASVVKPGDDLDRAAEQSGTTYYCAEEKPIYMFPQDLSIQLSLQEGQDRRVVSLMFKAEKDTNKITGKPKFQLSTINSDKQLSYLEAEDIISKSYKETPKCDTVEHCVTVAYCFAKAQRKIRLESDWAYSQTDADRLPGQRKAHLMIEELAVLFNQHASKTLISCDKTRYSTPLRCQAKPDPVKVEEFKEECGEFIPLSFLVRHKVDHEQQSPKCQNFRILPEVWKEIVAATRTDDTDKMIDLVAADEIHPLVQPVTQKFRRCFSKAYFICSKSSPEAEIGHYSLNLKSYTKASSPIRQYMDVILQRLLHSYICNTDVQYTKSKIMALCSQFQESLKNAEKYEQKAEQISYAVSMKKQSASKIAFVVHANPEEDSFAVAFPFNKNIFVGNLRIMYKDLQLDDQPFYDEEKHSVTLKWKRRIYSADAMQIHQELKMMADSHPCIEVPLRVWKDTIEAIDNGKLDHAKRLIMHADADLKELGKQTVLPQSSEGYYVQAEKCLSEEQEIPEMQTEHFVDIQLELQPGDILQVQLTSSIKRGYQMPTVQLVHIKPKFEMCVDHVNSPITCFSRLADIPSRTHYNDTKEYIRIWKPLCEMESAANAVNESDIIIIENLQVKFNQELEGILKGSFFLPLQWINEWAIEFNLRNCFLCIRKRGLKLETSNVETSNVENSTLVDPKEFTWVAHGFTSNAEKLKNGGSKVEFYISHLPMETIPECVFQKNTHFTVEIIPKLIPDIRKENAVVNITSACDFVKAIALGQRIPKEVKSSLNIVRRNINGLPELNQSQHRAVDKALNNTFTLIQGPPGTGKTVVGVYIVHSFFEHNSKNKMKLDDPKDKEKKKVILYCGPSNKSVDVVAGYLMRFKDSLRPLRVYSQEVEMLDFPFPDCKLQFSQRTLRQDHSKPELRDITMHHRMRQDQNIYSVQIRDFDKRIKLAFEKKGELTAEEVKEYKNLLRDARAYELQQHDIILCTCTQSSTPVLTKTVTARQILIDECAMATEPQALIPLVCNKPEKIVLIGDHKQLRPIVRNEFVRKLGMAKSLFERYYTIHEKRAVMLDIQYRMHEDICKFPSNEFYNGNLKTGVEQQRSVFQVDHKTKPIVFGDVKGKTISLVVNTAQGNQNSKANLEERNKVITIAEKLVKTARIAQQSIVILSPYNAQVSEIRNELKKKKMEQIPVTTITKSQVCSLPNEEIEKQPERSWLSKHLGFVGDPNQINVAITRAKEGLCIIGDQELLMCSPTWRHLLNHYTLHNAVTGADKISVCSAT; this comes from the exons ATGTCAGCAAGTGCTTCCAGACTGTCTCCTCTTTTATTGGTCTATGACCTCAAACTTGTTTGCACTCAGTGCTGTGTCAAGGAACAAGAAATTACATATAGATTGAaatcagttcaacacaagtgcGGACACAATGTCCTGCTCTGCAAAGCCAAAGGTGGCATTAAATGGAGGCCCGTTTCTAGACGGCCAATATTTCCAAACCCAAATAAGTATATGGCCTGTTGGTACTATGTAGAGGGGCGTGGTTGCACCCAGCACAAGAACCGGTGCACCTTTGCCAGAAGTGATGAGGAAGCTGCAGTGTGGACATTTGAAAAGCACCAGGGATTGGATCACGCACTTCTCTGTAATCTCATTGCTGAGTCTGAGAGAGGAACTTGTCAGGCTAACATTGATGAACCTCTGGGTGACCTCTTGGCAGATGTAGATTTAAAAGCTGTGTGTAATTTGTGCTCTGTCAAGGTAAATGAAATAACATACAACGTTCAGTCAGTTGTGCACAAGTGTAGAAGATCTCTGCTACTAGCTAAAGGCAAAGCCTCCGACCTATGGAAGCTTGTCTCTAAGCGACCTACACTTGCTCAAACTGTTTGTTACAAAGTGTGTAAATATATTGCTGAGGACTCCAGATGCACACAACACACGCAGGGTCGAGGATGCACTTATGCCAAAAGCCTTGAAGAGGCCACTGTTTGGAACTATcttagagagaaaaaaatggatAAGAATGAGTTAATCAGACTTTTAACACAGTCTGTCTCATTAACACCAGAACATGCAGCTGAAAGCATGCTCCGGCACTTTTCAGGTGAATTCATTGAGGTCTGTAAAGACTGCTTTCAGGAACACCCACAAAAACTAACAACCAAAAGGTGGAATGATTTTTGTGCGGCAGACATAGCACATGCCTGGAACCCAGTCTTAGTTTATCACCTATCAGAGAACAGCAGGAAACATGTCTACAGTCAGGTGCGCCCGCTTCCCCCAAACTGTCAGTTTACATATTGTAGTTATGTAATACAAGGGAAGCCCTGCTGGCACACTGCCAGTGAATGCCAGTCTGCCCAAAGTGAGGTGGAGATGGCTGTGTGGAAAGCAGAGCATACCGGGCTCTGTGTTCGGCGTCACCTACTTCAGCTGAGTCAACCAGCGCAGACACAGCCCAGGAAAGTGACCATGTACTGCAAAGTTTGCCACCTGAGTCTTTCTTCCCCAGAGAGCTTCTATAAGCACTGCGCCTCTTTGGAACATGCCCAGTTAGTCGCCCAGGACACCACTACCAGGTGGAGAGGACGCGAGGTGCCACACAACCGGCGAGCTGAGCTTTGGCTTTGTGAGAG ACCCCAAACTTGTGAGTACGGCAGTAAGTGCCCAAAAGCTCATTCTATGGAAGAGCTGCAGGAATGGATGATGCGTGCTGCAGAAGAGAAGGAGATCAAACATAACATTCAAGCCCAGGGTCTCATGTCTTATAATGATATGCTCTTGGAGGAATACAAAAACAGCAGTAATGAAGTGTACATT ATGTCTGAACATGTTGACGATGTCAGCATCTCTTGCGATGAAGATTCAACTGTGGAGTGTCAAGAGATTAATGCAACACTAAAATGGAATTTTCAAATTGAGACAGAG AGAGAGCTTGTGCATGTGGCATTGCTAAAGCAAGAACCAGGAGCTTCGTTCACCCTTGGTGATGCAGATTCCGAACCTTGCATCTACTCATCAGGTGAACCTTTTCTCAGGGAGGATGGGACCTATGACATTACCCTATCATTCACATCCATCAACCCAGGCTTGTACAGACAATGGTTAGTGCTTGATTTTGACATGAGACCAGTGCTCTTGAAAAAACTCAAAGTCAGAGTAGGCCATTCAGTAGTCACTGAACAACCAGCTGTGAGCAGTGGAGCAAGATTTCAGAGTTGTGAACGTTGGCACAGAGGGAACAGGATAATCATCCCATGTTCGTCGAGGACAGAAGAACAGGATGAGTTATTAAAGATGTACAAGCCTCCACAGATTAGTTTCCTGTATAAATCCTCCCACAACATTCAAACACCACTGAATAATGAAAACTACAAAGAAAGAATGCACCATTTCCTCTACAATGAAGAATGTGCAGAAGACCAGGTTGTTTCAAG aCTAAATGTTTGTGGAGAAATTACAGCACTGGATACATTATACAGTTTGCAGTTTGGTGTGGAGGCTCCTTGGGGGCAACTTTTTGGTGTTGTCTTGATTCCTTGTCACATTACACAAGACAGCCCTGAGGGACTGACACTACAACGAAGCATCCGATCTGCCCTGATAGCCCCTTTAACTTCTCGCCCAAACTCTAAAGTCTATGAAGCAAGCGTGTTGCCATACAAAACAACTGAgaataaactttttttgctaCTGTCAAAGCAATGTTGCTTTGATCTTGCactaaaaagaaatgaatcatATCAAATGGAGGTGCAATTCCAGCTGGACCGCCTCAACTACTGCACCATGCACAGGGCTGTCGATCTTCTTCCCGATACAAAGACTGTGCTGCCAGTCCTTAAAAGTTGTGTAATTCCTGTTGGTAACATTACCTGTGAAAATCTCAACACAAAGCAGCAATTAGCAATTGAATTTATCACAGGGAATTCTAATGTCAAAAACTTTGTGGCACCCCTCCTGATTTATGGACCTTTTGGAACTGGGAAGACATTCACCCTTGCAACAGCAGCCAGAGAGCTTTGTAAGGATCCTCAGAACAAAGTTCTAATTTGCACCCACACCAACAG TTCAGCAGATCTATATGTCAGAGAACATTTCCATCCAATCATCAGCAAGAAAAATGGTGGAATCAGGCCAATCagaataaaagcaaacaaacaagggACTGCTTTGCATGCTACTGATAGCATTACTTTGAAATACTGTCTCCTTTCAGAAGAAGGACATTATTTTCTACCACCTACAAAAGCTGCTCTAGATCAGCACAACATAATCATAACTACCACAACCATGGCAAGACATTTTCATGACCTAAATCTTCCAGAGGGATACTTCACCCACATTCTGATTGATGAAGCCTCTCAGATGCTAGAATGTGAAGCCCTAATGGCCCTTGGTCTTGCTGGGTCAAACACAAGAGTTGTTCTAGCAGGAGATCACATGCAAATGGGACCAAAGCTTTTGTCCGTGCCTGACCATGATCGTTCCAATCACACACTCCTCACTCGCTTGTTCCACTATTATCAAGGCCAAAACTGTGATGCTGCTAAGAAAAGCAGAATCATTTTGCATGAAAATTATCGCTCAACCAGAGAAATTGTGGAGTTTGTCGCCACCCATTTTTACGTTGGTAAAAATGATTTCATCAAAGCTGCTGGAGATGTTCCAGCTCCTACAAACTGCCATGCTCTGAAGTTTCACCATGTCAGGGGAGAGTGCCTCTTGGAGACAGTATCGATGTCTTGGTATAACAACGCAGAGGTGACAGAAGTGGTTGAAGTAGTGAAAGATATTCTTAAACACTGGCCAGCAAGCTGGGGTCACAAGGACCAAAGCTCAATCTGCATTCTGTCAGAGGGATTTCAG GTTCCTCGAATTAGGACAGCACTTTCAAGCAGAAACCTTGCAAACATCAAAGTTGAGAGACTTGCAAATGTTCAAG GAAAACAGTTCAGAGCAGTCATAATGACAACTGTGCAAACACGTGACAGCCTAAAAACATCTCACCTGCCTGGTCTGGAGATGTTCAATGATGCCCGTGTTTTAAACACTGCGATGACAAGGGCTCAATCCCACGTGGTTGTAATTGGAGATGCTGCCGCCCTGTGTTGCTTTGGGAAATGTTCAGGAATCTGGAAGAGTTTCATAAACCACTGCATCAACAGCAACAGTGTTGCACCACAACATTTCACTAAAGAGTTCTTTGAACAAGATATTATGGAAACTGTAAAGTTTCAGAAGTTCGAACATGTGGATGAGAGCCATACTCTAGATGATGCGATTCTTAAAGAGCTGAAAGATGATTATGAGCAACTGAAAGCAGATGAAGACAGTTTGGAATTTCAGATGACCTTTTCAAATCACGATGGGTCAAGGGCACTATACAATTTCACCGATACTGGCACAGATCTTTTAAAGATGTGTAAAAAACAACCGGAGATTTACAAACATGGGAAGTTTTTCAGGGAATCACACAGGAAAGGCTACGTCATACCATTTCATAATCCGACCAAACAAATAAGCATCGTGGGACAGGCAAATCTTGGTAAGGCCTTTACTGGAGATCAAGTGGTCCTCCACAAAACAGAAGTTGTAAGCATCACCAAGAAAGAAGAATCAGCACGTGTACTTCTGTGCCTGCTTGAGGATGAAGATCACAGCAAATCACGACAGAATTCTGAAAGCAAATTTATCAGAAGGATGATGATACCGATAAAAAAATCGGAGCCCAAAATATGTATACTGATTTTAAAGAAGAAGCGCAACTATATGCCAATATGGGAGGAAATTGATGGAGAATGGACAGTTGCAACACAAAAGTATATTGATGAAAATCTAAAACAGAACAGTCTATTCAAGGTGCAAGTGATTTGCTGGAACAAAGACAATTTTTTTCCATTGGGGTACATCATAGATATTCTTCCAGTTGGCAGCTCTTTGGATTCTGGACTAAAGATCCTGAATGAAGAATTCAAAGTTGCATACCATCCATGCAAATCAGACAAGGCTGTTTACAACACTGATGAAAACAATACAAACAGACAGGACTTGCGTAAGATAATCACTTTTACTGTGGATCCTGCAAAAGCAAAGATCCTGGATGATGCTATCAGCGTCAGGGAACTTGAAGATCATTACGAATTGGGACTCCATATTGCTGATGTGGCAAGTGTTGTGAAGCCAGGTGATGATTTAGATAGGGCTGCAGAACAAAGTGGCACTACCTACTACTGTGCTGAGGAGAAACCTATTTACATGTTTCCCCAGGACTTGAGCATTCAACTCAGTCTGCAAGAAGGTCAAGATCGCAGGGTGGTCTCACTGATGTTCAAAGCAGAAAAGGATACAAATAAGATAACAGGAAAACCCAAATTTCAGCTGTCTACAATCAACTCTGACAAGCAGCTGTCATATTTAGAGGCAGAGGACATCATCTCCAAAAGCTATAAAGAGACCCCCAAATGTGATACTGTTGAGCATTGTGTAACGGTTGCTTATTGTTTTGCAAAAGCTCAAAGGAAGATAAGACTTGAATCTGATTGGGCTTATTCTCAAACCGATGCTGACAGATTGCCCGGGCAGCGCAAAGCACATCTGATGATTGAAGAGCTTGCTGTGTTATTTAACCAACATGCATCCAAGACTTTGATCAGCTGTGACAAAACCAGGTATTCCACACCACTTCGCTGTCAGGCAAAACCAGATCCTGTAAAGGTAGAAGAATTCAAAGAGGAATGTGGAGAATTTATACCATTGTCTTTTCTCGTGCGGCACAAAGTAGACCATGAACAACAAAGCCCAAAGTGTCAAAACTTTCGCATACTCCCTGAAGTGTGGAAAGAAATTGTTGCAGCTACCAGAACAGATGATACAGACAAAATGATAGATCTAGTTGCTGCTGACGAAATCCACCCTCTGGTACAACCAGTCACTCAAAAGTTCAGAAGGTGCTTCAGTAAAGCTTACTTCATCTGTTCAAAATCATCTCCTGAGGCAGAAATAGGGCATTATTCTCTGAACCTAAAGTCTTACACAAAAGCTTCCTCACCAATACGGCAGTACATGGATGTCATCTTGCAAAGACTCTTGCATTCTTACATATGTAATACAGATGTTCAATACACTAAATCAAAGATCATGGCTTTGTGCAGTCAATTTCAGGAGAGCCTCAAGAATGCCGAGAAGTATGAACAGAAGGCTGAGCAAATTTCATATGCAGTGAGCATGAAAAAACAAAGTGCTTCAAAGATAGCCTTTGTTGTTCATGCAAATCCTGAAGAAGACAGTTTTGCAGTAGCATTTCCCTTTAACAAGAACATATTTGTTGGGAATTTGCGAATTATGTACAAAGATTTGCAACTAGACGATCAACCATTTTACgatgaagaaaaacacagtgtcACTCTTAAATGGAAAAGGCGGATCTATTCAGCTGATGCCATGCAAATCCACcaagagctgaaaatgatggcAGATAGTCATCCTTGCATTGAGGTTCCATTGAGAGTATGGAAAGATACTATTGAGGCAATTGACAATGGAAAATTAGATCATGCAAAGCGTCTCATAATGCATGCTGATGCTGATTTGAAGGAACTGGGAAAACAAACTGTTTTGCCTCAGTCCTCTGAAGGTTACTATGTTCAGGCTGAAAAGTGTCTCTCTGAGGAGCAAGAAATACCAGAGATGCAAACTGAGCATTTTGTTGACATCCAACTCGAGTTGCAGCCAGGTGACATCCTACAGGTCCAATTGACTTCAAGCATTAAAAGAGGTTATCAAATGCCCACTGTTCAGTTGGTACACATTAAACcaaagtttgaaatgtgtgtTGACCATGTCAACAGCCCTATCACATGCTTCTCCAGATTGGCAGATATTCCTTCAAGGACTCATTACAATGATACCAAGGAGTATATACGGATCTGGAAACCTTTGTGTGAGATGGAATCTGCTGCCAATGCAGTGAATGAAAGTGATATCATTATCATTGAGAACCTCCAGGTAAAGTTTAACCAAGAGTTGGAAGGCATACTCAAAGGAAGCTTTTTCTTACCGCTACAATGGATCAACGAATGGGCCATTGAATTTAACCTTCGAAACTGCTTTCTGTGCATACGGAAAAGAGGTCTCAAACTGGAAACTTCAAATGTGGAAACTTCAAACGTGGAAAATTCCACCCTGGTAGACCCAAAAGAGTTCACATGGGTAGCCCATGGTTTCACAAGTAAtgcagaaaaattaaaaaatggtggAAGTAAAGTGGAGTTCTACATTAGTCACCTGCCTATGGAGACCATTCCTGAATGTGTTTTTCAGAAAAACACTCATTTCACTGTTGAAATCATTCCAAAACTCATCCCTGACAT CCGGAAAGAAAATGCTGTAGTCAACATTACATCGGCATGTGACTTTGTTAAGGCTATAGCACTAGGGCAGCGCATTCCAAAAGAGG TTAAATCAAGCTTAAATATTGTGAGGAGAAACATAAATGGACTGCCAGAGCTGAACCAGAGCCAGCATCGTGCAGTAGATAAAGCTCTAAATAATACCTTCACACTGATACAAGGACCCCCTG GAACTGGAAAAACAGTAGTAGGTGTGTACATTGTACACAGTTTTTTTGAGCACAActctaaaaacaaaatgaaattggATGACCCAAAGgataaggaaaagaaaaaggtcaTTCTCTACTGTGGGCCATCCAACAAGTCTGTTGATGTTGTAGCAG GGTACTTAATGAGGTTTAAGGACAGCCTAAGGCCCCTCAGGGTTTACAGCCAAGAAGTGGAGATGCTTGATTTCCCCTTTCCAGACTGCAAGCTGCAGTTTTCCCAAAGAACCCTTCGCCAAGATCATTCCAAACCAGAGCTCAG GGATATCACTATGCATCACCGCATGCGTCAGGACCAAAACATTTATTCAGTTCAAATAAGAGACTTTGATAAACGTATTAAACTTGCTTTTGAAAAAAAGGGAGAACTGACTGCTGAAGAAGTGAAAga ATACAAAAACCTTCTCAGAGACGCTCGGGCATATGAACTACAACAGCATGACATCATACTGTGCACATGTACGCAGTCTTCCACCCCAGTCTTGACTAAGACTGTCACTGCACGTCAAATTCTAATTGATGAGTGTGCTATGGCCACTGAACCCCAGGCCCTGATTCCACTAGTCTGCAACAAACCAGAAAAG ATTGTTTTGATTGGGGACCACAAACAGCTACGACCCATTGTGAGGAACGAATTTGTGAGGAAGCTTGGAATGGCCAAGTCTCTGTTTGAGCGCTACTATACAATCCATGAGAAGAGGGCAGTTATGCTGGACATCCAGTACAGAATG CACGAGGACATATGTAAGTTCCCATCAAATGAATTTTATAATGGAAACCTGAAAACTGGAGTGGAACAGCAGAGGAGTGTCTTTCAAGTTGACCACAAGACAAAACCCATTGTTTTTGGGGATGTCAAAGGAAAGACGATAAGTCTAGTTGTCAACACAGCCCAAGGCAACCAAAACTCTAAAGCTAATCTTGAAGAGAGAAACAAAGTG ATTACCATTGCTGAAAAGCTAGTGAAGACTGCCAGAATTGCACAGCAAAGTATTGTGATTTTATCACCTTATAATGCCCAGGTGTCAGAAATCAGGAATgagctgaagaaaaagaagatggaACAAATCCCAGTTACCACGATCACAAAAAGTCAAG TGTGCTCTCTACCAAATGAAGAAATTGAGAAACAACCAGAAAGAAGCTGGCTTTCCAAACATCTGGGCTTTGTTGGTGATCCCAATCAGATAAATGTAGCCATCACCAGGGCCAAGGAGGGACTCTGCATCATTG GTGACCAAGAATTGCTCATGTGCAGTCCAACTTGGAGACATCTCTTGAACCACTACACTCTTCACAATGCAGTGACAGGTGCAGACAAGATTTCAGTGTGTTCAGCCACCTGA